One Plasmodium sp. gorilla clade G2 genome assembly, chromosome: 12 genomic window carries:
- a CDS encoding myosin light chain 1, with protein MKQECNVCYFNLPDPESTLGPYDNELSYFTWGPGFEYEPEPQRKPLSVEESFESSEESEESVVDIEQLEEKVDESDVKIYFNEKSSGGKISIDNASYNARKLGLAPSSVDEKKIKELYGDNLTYEQYLEYLSICVHDKDNVEELIKMFAHFDNNCTGYLTKSQMKNILTTWGDALTDQEATDALNAFSSEDNIDYKLFCEDILQ; from the coding sequence CTTAGGTCCATATGATAATGAATTAAGTTACTTCACTTGGGGACCAGGATTTGAATATGAGCCTGAACCACAAAGAAAGCCATTGTCAGTAGAAGAAAGTTTTGAAAGCTCCGAAGAATCTGAAGAATCAGTTGTTGACATAGAACAACTTGAAGAAAAAGTAGATGAAAGTGatgtgaaaatatattttaatgaaaaaagtaGTGGTGGAAAAATAAGTATAGATAATGCATCTTATAATGCACGAAAATTAGGTTTAGCTCCATCAAGTGTTGATGAGaagaaaattaaagaattatatgGAGACAACTTAACATATGAACAATATTTAGAATATTTGTCTATATGTGTACATGATAAAGATAATGTAGAAGAACTTATTAAAATGTTTGCACACtttgataataattgtaCTGGTTACTTAACTAAAAGccaaatgaaaaatattcttaCAACATGGGGTGATGCATTAACTGATCAAGAAGCCACTGATGCTCTTAATGCCTTTTCATCAGAAGATAACATTGATTACAAATTATTCTGTGAAGATATtttacaataa